From the genome of Sphingomonas sp. HMP6, one region includes:
- a CDS encoding glycosyltransferase family 2 protein: MSALPVTVVVPTRNEAKNLPQCLSRLGDFAHIWVVDSGSTDGTQDIARQHGARVIDFDWPGGYPKKRNWVLLNEVFDTPWVLFLDGDEQVSAEFLHELTSALPDTENVGFWLNYTTHFMGKVLKHGLPQRKLALFRVDAGLYERIEDPGWSKLDMEVHEHPQLDGPVGEIIARIDHLDFRGIEHFIARHNSYSTWEVHRRAQLMADTGGAWARLTKRQKTKYRALDKWWFAPAYFLGTYIAKRGFMDGAAGLHYALMKFAYFHDIKLKIDERAAQ, from the coding sequence ATGAGCGCCCTGCCCGTTACCGTCGTCGTCCCCACCAGGAACGAAGCAAAGAACCTGCCGCAATGCCTGTCGCGGCTCGGCGATTTCGCGCACATCTGGGTCGTGGATTCGGGTAGCACAGACGGGACGCAGGATATTGCGCGCCAACACGGCGCCCGCGTGATCGATTTCGACTGGCCTGGCGGCTACCCCAAGAAGCGCAACTGGGTTTTGCTGAACGAGGTGTTCGATACGCCATGGGTGCTGTTCCTCGACGGTGACGAACAGGTGTCGGCCGAATTCCTGCACGAACTCACAAGCGCGCTACCAGATACCGAGAACGTCGGGTTCTGGCTCAATTACACCACGCATTTCATGGGCAAGGTGCTGAAACACGGCCTGCCGCAGCGCAAGCTCGCGCTGTTCCGCGTCGACGCCGGCCTGTATGAGCGGATCGAGGATCCGGGCTGGAGCAAGCTCGACATGGAGGTGCACGAGCATCCGCAGCTCGACGGACCCGTAGGCGAAATCATCGCACGAATCGATCATCTCGATTTTCGCGGGATCGAGCATTTCATCGCGCGCCACAATAGCTACTCGACCTGGGAGGTGCATCGCCGCGCGCAACTGATGGCGGACACGGGCGGCGCCTGGGCAAGGCTGACCAAGCGGCAGAAGACGAAGTACCGCGCGCTCGACAAATGGTGGTTCGCACCCGCCTATTTCCTCGGCACCTATATCGCCAAACGCGGGTTTATGGATGGCGCAGCCGGGCTGCACTATGCGCTGATGAAGTTCGCCTACTTCCACGACATCAAGCTCAAGATCGACGAGCGCGCTGCACAATAG
- a CDS encoding GumC family protein: protein MNKETNEIVAAGAGGQSRGLQHAAASNLFGAAEAGAESTNQITTREALRVLGKWRWLIAAIVGAALIIGIVSTMLTSKRYRATAQVELALQEINLGPGKDGTGAESQVMRDPQFMGTQIGLLRSRDLAERVARSLDGASRAKFAPNATNPTAQIAAATGAIAGGLRIDVVTGSRLINITYENRDAALAATVANAVADNYIASNLERKYESSAFARKFLEQRLTQTKAALEKSERDLVEYAGREKIVMVGGGADQGGGKDGGESLEGSTLTSLNGALATAQAERIAAEQKYRSEGPSAGQSAAINSSAVGNLKADRAKLQVDFQEKLGTFKPDYPEMVALKTRMRELDQQIARAQGEISGSVSNNYAGEYRAALGREQQLRARVSQLTSGVLNLRNRQIQYNILSREVDTNRSLYDGLLQRFKQVSVAGGVGASQVSIVDRALVPGGPFAPNLRNNLLISLLIGLMIGAGVAFAIEFIDDTIKNPDDVRNRLHLTLLGVVPSVAKGVTMLEALDDPSSAQSEAYLSTRTAIKFTTAGGAPKSLLVTSSQAAEGKSSSCFAIARGFARLGESVLLIDADMRKPSFSVPSGSEGVGLSSLLASTDDLRNHITQTSIPNLFLVPSGPIPPNPVELLGGMRLREVLAEAEGMFDIVIFDSPPVMGLADAPILASVVDASIFVVQAGRIRRPAALRALARLEQAGARIVGGVITKFDLKGASYGYGYGYGYGYSYGQKQIKSAEAGARRQISIEKE from the coding sequence ATGAATAAGGAAACCAACGAGATCGTGGCTGCAGGGGCGGGCGGTCAGTCGCGCGGCCTGCAGCATGCTGCCGCCAGCAACCTGTTCGGTGCGGCCGAGGCAGGCGCAGAAAGTACGAACCAGATCACGACGCGCGAAGCGCTGCGCGTTCTCGGTAAATGGCGTTGGTTGATCGCGGCGATCGTCGGTGCCGCGCTTATCATCGGGATCGTGTCGACGATGCTAACCAGCAAGCGCTATCGCGCGACCGCGCAGGTCGAGTTGGCGCTGCAGGAAATCAATCTTGGGCCGGGCAAAGACGGCACTGGTGCGGAATCGCAGGTGATGCGCGACCCGCAGTTCATGGGCACCCAGATCGGGTTGTTGCGCAGCCGCGATCTCGCTGAGCGCGTCGCACGCAGCCTGGACGGTGCGTCGCGCGCCAAGTTCGCCCCCAACGCGACGAACCCGACCGCACAGATCGCAGCAGCGACTGGGGCCATCGCCGGTGGCTTACGGATCGATGTCGTGACGGGCAGTCGGCTCATTAATATTACCTATGAGAACCGCGATGCAGCGCTGGCGGCGACTGTAGCCAATGCTGTGGCGGACAATTACATCGCGTCGAATCTCGAACGCAAATATGAATCCTCTGCCTTTGCCCGCAAGTTTCTCGAGCAGCGCTTGACCCAGACCAAGGCCGCGCTCGAAAAGTCGGAACGGGATCTGGTCGAATATGCCGGTCGTGAGAAAATCGTCATGGTAGGCGGCGGCGCCGATCAAGGCGGTGGCAAGGACGGCGGGGAATCGCTCGAAGGCAGTACGTTGACCTCCCTAAACGGGGCACTGGCGACGGCGCAGGCCGAACGAATCGCGGCCGAGCAGAAGTATCGCAGCGAGGGTCCGTCGGCCGGGCAATCCGCCGCGATCAACAGTTCAGCAGTCGGCAATCTTAAGGCAGATCGCGCTAAGCTCCAGGTCGATTTCCAAGAGAAGCTCGGCACTTTTAAGCCCGATTATCCCGAGATGGTCGCATTGAAGACCCGTATGCGCGAACTCGATCAGCAGATCGCACGCGCCCAAGGGGAGATCTCCGGATCGGTCAGCAACAATTACGCTGGCGAGTACCGCGCCGCCCTCGGTCGCGAGCAGCAACTGCGTGCGCGAGTCTCGCAATTGACTTCGGGCGTGCTTAATCTGCGTAACCGTCAGATTCAGTATAATATCCTGTCGCGCGAGGTCGATACCAACCGCTCGCTCTATGACGGTCTGTTGCAGCGCTTTAAACAGGTGAGTGTCGCCGGCGGCGTCGGAGCAAGCCAGGTTTCGATTGTCGATCGCGCATTGGTACCAGGTGGCCCGTTTGCGCCGAACCTGCGCAACAACCTTCTGATCTCCTTGCTGATCGGCTTGATGATCGGTGCCGGTGTCGCGTTTGCGATCGAGTTCATCGACGACACGATCAAAAACCCGGATGACGTCCGCAATCGTCTGCACCTGACGTTGCTTGGTGTCGTCCCATCGGTCGCCAAGGGCGTGACCATGCTGGAGGCGCTCGACGATCCGAGTTCGGCCCAGTCGGAAGCGTATCTCTCGACGCGTACTGCCATCAAGTTCACGACGGCGGGTGGTGCGCCCAAATCGCTGTTGGTGACCAGTTCGCAAGCGGCCGAGGGTAAATCAAGCAGCTGCTTCGCGATCGCGCGGGGCTTCGCCCGACTTGGCGAGTCCGTTCTTCTGATCGACGCGGATATGCGCAAGCCGTCCTTCTCGGTGCCGAGCGGTTCGGAAGGGGTCGGTTTGTCGTCGCTGCTCGCCTCGACCGACGATCTGCGGAATCACATTACCCAGACCTCGATCCCCAACCTTTTCCTGGTGCCAAGCGGCCCGATTCCGCCCAACCCGGTCGAATTGCTCGGCGGCATGCGGCTGCGGGAGGTGCTTGCGGAGGCTGAGGGGATGTTCGACATCGTCATCTTCGATTCGCCGCCGGTGATGGGGCTGGCCGATGCGCCGATCCTGGCGTCGGTCGTCGATGCATCGATCTTTGTGGTGCAGGCCGGCCGGATCCGCCGCCCAGCCGCACTGCGCGCGCTCGCGCGGCTCGAACAGGCGGGGGCCCGCATCGTTGGCGGCGTTATCACCAAGTTCGATCTGAAGGGCGCGAGCTACGGGTACGGCTATGGCTATGGCTATGGCTATAGCTACGGCCAGAAGCAGATCAAAAGTGCGGAAGCCGGTGCGCGGCGCCAGATTTCGATCGAGAAAGAATGA
- a CDS encoding O-antigen ligase family protein, whose translation MRDHAPSMLPSLDLRGTAVWQALAVAGFLLIAVTLGGSSVGGVPSNAVLQIAAVIAIAATFARANPTPRATGERHLLILAGLFGALIVVQLIPLPPAVWSALPGRRIVVEGFTALGLPLPWMPLSLAPEKTVQSGLSLLAPVAIIVMLGAFKRPVARAAVLALIVLMVLSVLLGVAQVAGNEHLYFYEFTNGGSAVGFFANSNHFATLMCLTLPLAAGLVARWRSASDGAGGASRVFAAAVLLAVVLLGLLGVTMTKSVAGVALALLALSGSAAIVLSGLPRGLRLGFLGGVVVVVIVAAVVAFNSGIGDLTTTDISSSDLSRTAMWRSTAQAIGDFGTAGAGFGSFPQVFHLFENPERVSAVFANHAHNDLLEFVLEAGIPGLLVLGAFLIWFAVRVGAVWLIDRQRDPLAQGASIAALIILLHSLADYPLRTGTIAALFGLCLALLARDPAGRAADEAPAAAQPGRHLSA comes from the coding sequence ATGCGCGATCACGCCCCCTCGATGCTTCCTTCGCTCGACTTGCGCGGCACTGCCGTGTGGCAGGCGCTTGCGGTCGCTGGTTTCTTGCTGATCGCAGTAACGCTCGGCGGATCGAGCGTTGGCGGCGTCCCATCGAATGCGGTGTTGCAAATTGCTGCCGTGATCGCGATCGCGGCGACCTTCGCCCGGGCCAACCCGACCCCACGCGCCACGGGCGAACGCCATTTGCTCATCCTGGCGGGGTTGTTTGGCGCGCTGATCGTTGTCCAGCTTATACCCCTGCCACCGGCGGTGTGGAGCGCCTTGCCGGGGCGGCGCATTGTCGTTGAGGGGTTCACGGCACTCGGCTTGCCGTTGCCGTGGATGCCGCTGTCGCTCGCGCCCGAGAAGACCGTGCAATCCGGCTTGTCGCTGCTTGCGCCGGTGGCGATCATCGTCATGCTCGGCGCCTTCAAACGTCCGGTTGCGCGCGCCGCGGTGCTGGCGTTGATCGTGCTGATGGTGCTGTCGGTCCTGCTCGGCGTCGCACAAGTGGCGGGCAATGAGCATTTGTACTTCTACGAATTTACCAATGGCGGCAGCGCGGTCGGATTCTTCGCTAACTCGAATCATTTCGCCACTCTGATGTGTCTCACTTTGCCGCTTGCGGCGGGTCTGGTGGCGCGCTGGCGTAGTGCGTCGGACGGGGCAGGAGGCGCGTCTCGCGTGTTCGCGGCGGCGGTGCTGCTCGCCGTGGTACTGCTGGGTCTGCTTGGTGTGACCATGACCAAATCAGTTGCTGGCGTCGCGCTGGCGCTGCTTGCACTGTCAGGCAGCGCAGCGATCGTGCTGTCTGGGCTGCCGCGTGGCTTGCGCCTTGGCTTTCTGGGCGGCGTCGTGGTGGTGGTGATCGTGGCGGCAGTGGTCGCCTTCAACAGCGGCATCGGCGATCTGACGACAACCGACATCAGCTCAAGCGACCTGAGCCGCACCGCGATGTGGCGGTCGACCGCGCAGGCGATCGGCGATTTCGGAACGGCGGGCGCGGGTTTCGGCAGCTTCCCGCAAGTGTTTCACCTGTTCGAAAATCCCGAACGCGTGAGCGCGGTGTTCGCCAATCATGCGCATAACGATCTGCTCGAGTTTGTGCTCGAAGCCGGCATTCCCGGCTTGCTCGTGCTTGGCGCTTTCCTGATCTGGTTTGCGGTTCGCGTCGGGGCAGTTTGGTTGATCGATCGCCAGCGCGACCCGCTCGCGCAGGGTGCCTCGATCGCCGCGCTGATCATATTGCTGCACAGCCTGGCCGATTACCCGCTGCGGACCGGCACTATCGCGGCGCTGTTCGGGCTATGCTTGGCGTTGCTCGCGCGCGATCCGGCAGGCCGGGCGGCAGACGAAGCACCGGCGGCGGCGCAACCGGGCCGCCACCTCTCGGCCTAA
- a CDS encoding NAD-dependent epimerase/dehydratase family protein, whose translation MTDAPVVLLTGGTGFIGGRLIPHLRTAGFRVEAPSRAMLDLEDETAVARFVQALQPNIVVNLASPAMAYVRAQTPDAAADAARREINVAASLCAAVRPATRFIQAGSMAEYGYSGRHAETAPCHPVSVYGRAKLAASMAVVKARAARNVDATVLRIFGAYGPGENPKRLFPQILDARHHDRPIALSDGRQLRDFVHVDDVCETIVRLMSLPTPLKPLYNVGTGQAVSVRMAVERIAQEAGIAPARLHFGAMPRSLVDEERLEADVDKLLESLDWSPPQRFLATAPLLPSFGPAASPIFAGASA comes from the coding sequence GTGACCGACGCCCCGGTCGTGCTCCTGACCGGCGGGACCGGCTTTATCGGCGGACGACTGATCCCGCACCTGCGCACCGCAGGATTTCGGGTAGAAGCGCCTTCGCGCGCGATGCTCGATCTGGAGGACGAAACGGCGGTCGCACGCTTCGTTCAGGCCCTCCAGCCCAATATTGTCGTCAATCTTGCCTCGCCCGCGATGGCCTATGTCCGGGCACAGACGCCAGACGCCGCTGCCGACGCGGCGCGGCGCGAAATCAACGTTGCCGCGTCACTCTGCGCCGCCGTGCGCCCCGCGACTCGCTTTATCCAGGCCGGCAGCATGGCCGAATACGGTTACAGCGGGCGCCATGCCGAGACGGCGCCCTGCCACCCGGTCAGTGTCTATGGTCGCGCAAAGCTGGCCGCGAGCATGGCCGTCGTGAAGGCGCGTGCCGCTAGGAATGTCGACGCGACAGTCCTGCGCATCTTTGGCGCGTATGGACCGGGGGAAAACCCCAAGCGCTTGTTCCCGCAAATTCTCGACGCGCGGCATCACGACCGTCCGATCGCACTCAGCGACGGCCGTCAGTTGCGCGACTTCGTCCATGTCGATGATGTATGCGAAACGATCGTGCGGTTGATGTCGCTGCCTACGCCGCTCAAACCGCTGTACAATGTCGGTACGGGCCAGGCCGTGAGCGTGCGCATGGCGGTGGAACGGATCGCGCAGGAAGCCGGAATTGCTCCGGCGCGATTGCATTTCGGTGCGATGCCGCGTTCTTTGGTGGACGAAGAACGTCTGGAGGCAGATGTCGACAAACTGCTGGAATCGCTCGATTGGTCTCCGCCGCAGCGGTTCCTCGCGACCGCGCCGCTGCTGCCGTCCTTCGGGCCAGCCGCGTCCCCGATCTTCGCCGGAGCATCCGCATGA
- a CDS encoding polysaccharide biosynthesis/export family protein has protein sequence MENAYRTGPGDTLAIAVMRVPDLSGDAVIDPTGDITMPLIGKVPAIGKTTDQLAREIAGRLSAKYLQNPEVRVALKASSSQRITVDGSVNGPGIYAIPGSTTLLQAIALAKGTSADANSRKVAVFRTINGQRQAAAFDLTDIRRGKAADPEIFGNDIIVVDGSTSKAALKNVLQTIPLISLFRPF, from the coding sequence GTGGAAAATGCGTATCGCACCGGCCCCGGGGATACCCTGGCGATTGCCGTGATGCGTGTGCCCGATCTGTCCGGTGATGCGGTGATCGATCCGACGGGTGACATCACGATGCCGTTGATCGGCAAGGTTCCGGCAATCGGCAAGACCACTGATCAGTTGGCAAGGGAGATCGCGGGCCGTCTAAGCGCCAAATACCTTCAAAATCCGGAAGTTCGCGTGGCACTGAAGGCTTCCTCAAGCCAGCGTATTACCGTTGATGGGTCGGTGAATGGACCCGGCATCTACGCGATCCCCGGATCGACGACCCTGCTTCAGGCGATCGCACTTGCAAAGGGCACATCGGCGGATGCGAATTCGCGCAAAGTCGCGGTGTTCCGCACGATCAACGGACAGCGTCAGGCGGCGGCATTTGACCTAACCGATATTCGTCGCGGCAAAGCCGCTGATCCAGAGATTTTCGGCAACGATATCATCGTGGTCGATGGTTCCACGTCGAAAGCGGCGTTGAAGAACGTTTTGCAGACGATTCCGCTGATCTCGCTTTTCCGTCCGTTCTGA